One Ananas comosus cultivar F153 linkage group 23, ASM154086v1, whole genome shotgun sequence genomic window carries:
- the LOC109728365 gene encoding ABC transporter A family member 1 isoform X3: protein MVGRIYKDELDLESYIRSDLYGINDHTKNLSNPKIRGAIVFHGQGPKLFDYSIRLNHTWAFSGFPDVKTIMDVNGPYLNDLELGMNIVPTLQYGFSGFLTLQQVVDSLVILMAQQTGNNITAEIRELRQSHSSVVQSDVGSSWTRFFPANISIAPFPTREYTDDEFQSIVKDVMGVLYLLGFLYPISRLISNSVYEKEQKIKEGLHMMGLKDEIFYLSWFITYSLQFAISSAVITVCTMSSLFLYSDKSIVFMYFFLFGISAVMLSFFISTFFSRAKTAAAVGTLSFLGAFFPYYSVNDPAVPMIWKILASLLSPTAFALGTVNFADYERAHVGLRWTNMWQASSGVNFLVCLAMMVVDAILYCFIALYLDKVLPREYGVRYPWNFLFTRVYWQRRKTFDCYSESLGSISSDQLLEGKVHSSNQVFSAPSVEPISLDMKQQELDGRCVHIRNLRKIYTTKKRVCCAVNSLHLTLFENQILALLGHNGAGKSTTISMLVGLLPPTSGDAVIFGKSIRTHMDEIRKTLGVCPQNDVLFAELTVKEHMEIFAILKGVEENCLERAVTEMIDEVGLSDKINTVVGSLSGGMKRKLSLGIALIGNSKVIILDEPTSGMDPYSMRSTWQLIKKIKKGRVILLTTHSMDEADVLGDRIAIMANGHLRCCGSSLFLKHRFGVGYTLTIVKNAPSASVVVEIVHHHVPTATLLSDVGTEISFRLPLSASSSFEGLFREIESCIRRPGMKTEDVFVCNDNFFGVQSYGISVTTLEEVFMKVSGQSIDDDDTAEYHISHNTPDSLVSEASNPALLKPSNTKPLCFELHLKLCRSLCFAVGKGCSLIFAAVCSFIGFFTAKFCGCGMLTQSTLWKHSKALISKRAISARRDRRTIVFQLFIPAVFLLFGLLFLRLKPHPDQDSVTLTTSYFNPLLSGGGGGGPIPFNLTLPIAKQVAANIKGGWIQKQEPRAFKFPDSEKTLADAIDAAGPSLGPVLLSMSEYLITSLNESYQSRYGAVVMDDQNDDGSVGYTVLHNSSCQHSAPTYINIVNSAILRLATGDKNMTIRTRNHPLPMTESQRLQRHDLDAFSASIIVGIAFSFIPASFAVAIVKEREVKAKHQQLISGVSILSYWLSTYIWDFISFLFPTSLAMLLFFIFGLNQFIGTNCFIPTLVLFLEYGLAVASSTYCLTFFFSDHSAAQNVVLLVHFFSGLILMVISFLMGLVEATKSANSLLKILFRLSPGFCFTDGLASLALRRQDMKRGTGSGVLDWNVTGASICYLVAESIIYFLITIGLELMPYEKPRLTTFKDWWHHFASLKNGKTDSHLQPLLGSQDETHVTIADEDEDVRAERNKILAGSANNAIIYLHNMRKVYPARGNHAAKVAVDSLTFSVQEGECFGFLGTNGAGKTTTLSMLTGEECPSDGTAYIFGNDIRLHPKAARRHIGYCPQFDALLEFLTPREHLELYARIKDVPEISINNVVKEKLVEFDLWKHADKPSYALSGGNKRKLSVAIAMIGNPPIVILDEPSTGMDPIAKRFMWDVISRLSTRRGKTAIILTTHSMNEAQALCTRIGIMVGGRLRCIGSPQHLKTRFGNHLELEVKPTEVSSIEIDAVCRTIQQLLFDFPSHSRSLLSHLETCIGGNGNLLLENVSEICLTREMVSLITRMLGNEDCGKTVLCSKRVTDGVFAEQISEQLTRDGGVPLRIFAEWWLAKQKFSLIDSFVLSSFPGATFHGCNGLSVKYQLPYGEDSSLADIFGHVEHNREKLGIGEYSISQSTLETVFNHFASTY, encoded by the exons ATGGTCGGAAGAATATACAAGGATGAGTTGGACCTTGAGAGTTACATACGCTCGGATCTATATGGCATTAATGATCACACCAA GAACTTGTCAAATCCCAAGATTAGAGGAGCTATTGTGTTTCATGGGCAGGGTCCTAAATTATTTGACTACAGCATACGCCTCAATCACACCTGGGCTTTCTCAGGCTTTCCTGATGTTAAAACCATCATGGATGTAAATGGACCTTATCTCAATGACTTGGAACTAGGCATGAATATTGTACCAACTCTTCAATATGGTTTTAGTGGCTTCTTAACT CTGCAGCAAGTTGTGGACTCATTAGTAATACTTATGGCACAGCAAACTGGAAATAATATTACTGCAGAGATTAGAGAGCTACGGCAGTCTCATTCATCTGTAGTTCAGTCTGATGTTGGCTCTTCTTGGACACGGTTTTTCCCTGCAAACATCAGTATAGCTCCATTTCCTACTCGTGAATACACAGATGATGAGTTTCAGTCCATCGTAAAGGATGTCATGGGAGTACT ATATCTTTTGGGATTTCTCTATCCAATATCTCGTCTAATCAGCAATTCTGTCTATGAAAAG GAGCAAAAGATCAAAGAAGGCCTGCACATGATGGGTCTTAAAGATGAAATATTTTACCTTTCCTGGTTTATTACGTATTCTTTACAG TTTGCAATATCTTCAGCAGTCATTACAGTGTGCACAATGAGCAGCCTTTTTCTATACAGCGATAAATCAATAGTCTTCATGTATTTCTTCTTGTTTGGGATAAGTGCAGTCATGCTTTCATTTTTTATCTCCACATTCTTTTCTCGAGCAAAGACAGCAGCAGCGGTTGGCACTTTGTCTTTCCTTGGGGCTTTCTTTCCTTACTACTCGGTCAATGACCCGGCTGTTCCAAT GATATGGAAGATCTTGGCTTCTTTGCTTTCCCCCACTGCCTTTGCTCTTGGGACAGTGAATTTTGCTGATTATGAGCGTGCTCATGTTGGACTTCGGTGGACAAATATGTGGCAG GCCTCATCTGGAGTAAATTTTTTGGTATGTCTTGCGATGATGGTGGTTGATGCTATTCTCTATTGCTTCATTGCTCTCTACCTTGATAAG GTTCTTCCTAGAGAGTATGGAGTTCGTTATCCGTGGAACTTTCTGTTTACAAGGGTATACTGGCAGAGAAGGAAAACATTTGACTGTTATTCTGAGAGCCTGGGATCTATAAGTAGTGATCAATTATTAGAAGGCAAGGTGCACTCTTCTAATCAAGTTTTCTCTGCGCCTTCCGTTGAGCCAATAAGTTTGGATATGAAACAGCAGGAACTTGATGGCCG TTGTGTTCACATCCGGAATTTGCGTAAAATCTACACGACAAAGAAGAGAGTCTGTTGTGCGGTCAACTCACTTCATCTTACTCTATTTGAAAATCAGATACTTGCTCTTCTAG GCCATAATGGTGCTGGAAAAAGCACGACTATTTCAATGCTTGTTGGTCTTCTTCCACCGACATCTGGTGATGCAGTAATTTTTGGCAAGAGTATAAGGACGCACATG GATGAGATACGGAAGACATTAGGTGTCTGCCCTCAAAATGATGTACTTTTTGCAGAACTAACA GTCAAAGAGCATATGGAAATATTTGCTATTCTCAAAGGTGTTGAAGAAAACTGCTTGGAGAGGGCAGTGACTGAAATGATTGATGAG GTTGGTTTGTCAGACAAAATTAATACAGTTGTTGGCTCTCTTTCTGGGGGAATGAAGAGGAAATTGTCTCTTGGTATTGCGCTTATTGGAAATAGCAAG gTAATCATCCTTGATGAACCAACTAGTGGAATGGATCCATACTCGATGCGATCAACATGGCAGTTAATAAAGAAGATTAAGAAGGGAAGAGTAATATTGTTGACAACACACTCCATGGATGAAGCTGATGTTTTGGGTGATCGAATAGCTATTATGGCTAATGGTCACCTGAGGTGCTGTGGAAG CTCCCTTTTCTTGAAGCATAGATTCGGGGTTGGTTATACGCTTACTATCGTAAAG AATGCTCCTTCTGCCTCTGTGGTCGTGGAGATTGTTCATCATCATGTCCCAACAGCAACACTGTTGTCCGAT GTAGGTACAGAAATTTCCTTTAGACTCCCTCTTTCAGCTTCGTCATCTTTCGAGGGCTTGTTTCGTGAAATTGAAAGCTGCATTAGAAGACCAGGCATGAAAACAGAGGATGTCTTTGTATGTAATGATAACTTTTTTGGCGTCCAGAGCTATGGTATTTCTGTTACGACTTTGGAGGAAGTATTTATGAAGGTCTCTGGGCAAAgcattgatgatgatgatacagCCGAATATCACATATCTCATAATACGCCCGACTCTTTGGTTTCCGAAGCTTCTAATCCTGCACTGTTAAAGCCCTCAAATACAAAACCACTATGTTTTGAACTTCATTTGAAACTTTGCAGATCATTATGTTTTGCTGTAGGAAAAGGTTGCAGTTTGATATTTGCTGCAGTGTGCAGTTTCATAGGATTTTTCACTGCTAAATTCTGCGGTTGCGGCATGCTTACACAGTCTACACTGTGGAAACATTCCAAAGCCCTTATCTCGAAAAGGGCAATTTCTGCCCGAAGGGATCGAAGAACAATTGTATTTCAGTTGTTCATTCCAGCCGTCTTTCTGCTGTTTGGTCTGCTTTTTCTCAGACTTAAGCCACATCCTGATCAGGATTCTGTGACCCTTACGACTTCATATTTTAATCCTTTACTAAGCGGGGGTGGTGGCGGAGGTCCGATTCCATTCAATCTCACTCTGCCTATTGCTAAGCAG GTTGCCGCTAATATAAAAGGTGGTTGGATTCAAAAGCAAGAACCAAGGGCTTTCAAGTTCCCCGATTCTGAAAAAACACTTGCTGATGCTATTGATGCAGCTGGGCCAAGCTTGGGTCCTGTTCTTCTCTCCATGAGTGAATATCTAATTACTAGTTTGAACGAGTCTTACCAGTCAAG GTATGGTGCTGTTGTAATGGATGATCAGAATGATGATGGGAGTGTAGGATACACGGTGTTGCACAACAGTTCTTGTCAACATTCAGCACCAACCTACATTAATATAGTAAATTCTGCGATTTTGAGGCTTGCAACTGGCGATAAAAATATGACAATTCGAACTCGTAACCACCCATTGCCAATGACTGAGTCACAGAGATTACAACGACAT GATTTAGATGCCTTCTCTGCTTCAATCATTGTTGGCATTGCATTTTCCTTTATCCCTGCCTCATTCGCAGTCGCTATTGTTAAG gAGCGTGAAGTCAAGGCAAAGCATCAGCAGCTAATTAGTGGG GTTTCTATATTATCATATTGGCTTTCGACGTACATATGGGACTTCATCAGTTTCTTATTTCCTACATCACTTGCCATgctactattttttattttcg GTTTGAATCAATTTATTGGAACTAACTGTTTCATACCGACACTTGTACTCTTCTTGGAATATGGTCTGGCAGTTGCCTCATCGACTTATTGTCTTACATTCTTCTTTTCTGACCATTCAGCTGCACAG AATGTGGTTTTGCTGGTTCACTTTTTCAGCGGGCTTATTCTTATGGTTATTTCATTCCTTATGGGACTAGTTGAGGCAACTAAAAGTGCTAATTCTTTACTGAAG attttatttaGGTTATCCCCTGGATTTTGCTTCACTGATGGGCTTGCTTCGCTTGCTCTGAGACGGCAAGATATGAAACGAGGAACTGGTAGTGGTGTTCTTGACTGGAATGTTACCGGTGCCTCTATCTGCTATTTAGTTGCTGAG agcataatatattttcttatcacAATTGGACTGGAACTGATGCCTTATGAAAAACCAAGATTAACCACATTTAAAGACTGGTGGCATCATTTTGCCTCTCTTAAAAATGGCAAAACTGACAGCCACCTCCAGCCTCTTCTTGGATCGCAAGATGAGACTCATGTCACAATAGCTGATGAGGATGAAGATGTACGAGCTGAAAGGAACAAGATACTTGCTGGTTCTGCTAATAATGccataatctacttgcataatATGCGGAAG GTGTACCCTGCTAGAGGAAATCACGCTGCAAAGGTAGCCGTTGATTCACTGACATTCTCTGTTCAGGAAGGTGAATGCTTTGGCTTTCTAGGAACAAATGGTGCAGGGAAGACCACAACTTTGTCCATGTTGACTG GCGAAGAGTGTCCATCAGATGGTACTGCATATATCTTTGGGAATGACATAAGATTACATCCAAAAGCTGCTCGTCGGCAT ATAGGATACTGCCCACAGTTTGATGCACTTCTAGAATTTTTGACGCCTCGCGAGCATCTTGAGCTTTATGCAAGAATAAAGGATGTTCCTGAAATCAGCATAAATAAT GTTGTCAAAGAGAAGTTGGTGGAGTTCGATCTATGGAAGCATGCTGATAAACCATCTTATGCACTAAGTGGAGGTAACAAGCGCAAGCTGTCTGTTGCTATTGCAATGATTGGGAATCCGCCGATAGTCATTCTTGACGAGCCCTCAACCG GTATGGATCCCATAGCGAAGCGGTTCATGTGGGATGTCATCTCTCGTTTATCTACTAGGCGAGGAAAGACGGCTATTATCCTAACAACTCATAGCATGAATGAAGCTCAGGCCCTTTGTACACGCATCGGCATAATG GTTGGAGGCCGACTAAGATGCATTGGGAGCCCACAGCACCTGAAGACTCGTTTTGGAAACCACCTTGAGCTTGAG GTGAAGCCCACTGAGGTCAGCTCAATTGAGATAGATGCTGTTTGTAGAACAATTCAACAACTTCTCTTTGATTTCCCTAGTCATTCAAGAAGCCTATTGAGTCACCTAGAAACTTGTATTGGTGGGAATGGAAATTTGTTGTTGGAAAATGTTTCAGAAATCTGTTTGACACGGGAAATGGTGAGTTTGATAACAAGGATGCTTGGCAATGAGGATTGTGGCAAAACAGTTTTATGTTCCAAACGGGTCACTGATGGCGTGTTTGCTGAACAAATATCTGAGCAACTTACTCGAGATG GAGGGGTGCCGCTGAGAATATTTGCTGAATGGTGGTTGGCCAAACAAAAGTTTTCACTGATTGATTCTTTTGTTCTCTCCTCGTTTCCCGGGGCTACATTCCACGGTTGCAATGGGTTGAGTGTTAAATACCAG TTGCCATATGGAGAGGACTCTTCTCTTGCTGACATATTTGGGCATGTGGAGCATAACAG GGAGAAACTTGGTATAGGAGAATATAGCATCAGTCAATCAACCCTGGAGACTGTATTTAATCATTTTGCTTCTACTTACTAA